Part of the Arthrobacter sp. MMS18-M83 genome is shown below.
CAATTCTTGCGATTCTCATCGGCATTTCGCTCGGCATCGTCACCGCACTCCGCCAGTACAGCGCGTTGGACTATGGCGTGACCTTCATGGCATTCCTGTTCTTCTCATTGCCGATCTTCTGGGTAGCCGTCCTTCTCAAGGAGTTCGGTGCCATTGGCTTTAATGACTTCCTGCGAAATCCGGAAATACCCCCGGCCGTGGCCCTTGGAATCGGAGCCGTCTTGGGCCTCATTGGGGCCGTCGTCGTGGGCGGCGAAGTGAAACGCCGACTGATCGTCGCAGGCTCTGTCTTTGCGGCGGTTTCGGTTGTTCTTTTCTACTTCTCGCTGACTCAATGGTTCCGCAATCCGGGCCTGGGGCCGGTCATCATTGCGATCATGGGGGCGGGAATCGCCGTCGGAATCACCATATTGGTTTCCGGACTCAAGAACCGCAAGGCACTGCAATCGAGCCTGATTGTGGTGGGGATCGGTGTGATCGCCTATTTCGCTGTGCAGCCGCTGCTCAATGACGCGACCGCGCTCATGATCTTCCTCCTTGCAATCGCCACCATTCTGGTTGGCGTCGCAGTGGGGTACTTCATGGGCGGCTACGACCGCGGCCAATCCATGCGCGCCGCCGGACTCACGGCCTTCCTGGTCGGAGCCCTTGTGGTCATGGACCGGTTCATGCAGGCCTGGCCCTCTTATTTCAACAACAGCCGGGTTCGCGGACGTCCCATCGCCACTATCGGAGCGGGAACGCCGAACATCCAAGGCGATTTCTGGATCATGTCCACAGACACCTTGACCCACCTCGTCTTGCCGACCATTGCCCTGATCCTTGTCTCGTTGGCCAGCTACGCGCGGTTCACACGTTCGTCGATGCTCGAAATCATGAACATGGACTACATCCGCACAGCGCGAGCCAAGGGCCTGAGCGAACGTTCCGTGGTCATGGGCCACGCCTTCCGGAACGCTCTGATTCCGATTGCAACGATCGTCGCCTTTGACATCGGTGCATTGATCGGTGGTGCCGTCATTACTGAAACGGTCTTTTCCGTTCGGGGCATGGGTTTCTTGTTCATCGACGGACTGCTGCACACGGACCCTAACCCGGTGATGGGCGTGTTCCTTTGTGTGGCTATCACCGCCATGGCCTTCAACCTGATAGCGGACCTCGCGTACTCCGCGCTCGACCCACGCGTAAGGATCAAAGCATGAGCCAGCCAACTCAAGAGGACGAACTCCTCGCGCAACAGGCGCTTGCCGAAGCTGCAGCCACCCACGCAGGCAGCGAAGTTACCAGCGGCCTGAGCCAGGGCCAGATTGTCCGTAAAAGATTCTTCGGCCACACGGGCGCCCTGATAGGACTCGCTGTTTTCGCGGTGATCTTCCTGCTTGCCTTTACCGCGGTGGGCGCGTTCGGGATTCCCGGGTGGTGGAAGTACAACCACCTGGACGTCGCGCCGCTCGTCAACGACGGTGCTCCAACCTCCTCGCTGTGGCCGTTTGCGTGGGGCGAGCATCCGTTTGGCCAAGACCGGATCGGGCGCGATCTGTTTGCCATGACGATGCGCGGCGCACAGCAGTCAGTCACGGTGATGCTCCTGATCGGTGGGATTGCAGGTGCGATCGGCGCCATTGTCGGAGGACTTGCCGGCTATTTCCGAGGCTGGGTCGAAGCGATCCTCATGCGCTTGACGGACGTCATTATCATCATTCCGTTGCTTCTCCTCGCGGCCGTGGTGGGCCAGATAGCCAACCGCAGGGATGAGGGCAGTTGGTTGACCGGCTTTGCCGCCAACAACGGCGTCGTCATTCTCGGCGTCTTCCTCGGATTTGTGAGCTGGGTGGGCCTCGCCCGTCTTGTCCGAGGTGAGTTCCTGACCCTCCGTGAGCGGGAGTTCGTCGATGCTGCCCGGATCTCCGGAGCCTCCAACGCGAGGATCATCTTCAAGCACATCTTGCCGAACGCCGTCGGTGTGCTGATCGTCAACGTAACGCTGACCATGTCCGCTGCCATCCTGCTAGAGACGGCCCTCAGCTACCTCGGCCTTGGAGTGCACCCGCCAGATACCTCACTAGGCCTGTTGATTTCCCAAAACCAGGAAGCCTTTGCTACCCGGCCGTGGCTTTTCTGGTATCCGGGCTTGTTCATCATCCTCATCTGCCTCAGTATCAACTTCATCGGCGATGGCCTGCGGGACGCTTTCGACCCGCGCCAGAAGAAGTTCCGGGCCAAGTCCGCGGTTGAGACCGCAATGCACTCCAGCACGACGACGGCGCCGGTCGCCGATACTCCGAAGGGCAGCTGAGTGGGACCCGCCAGGGGAGCCTCAGTATCGGAAGACCGCCCAGTAGCTGGCCGCGGCCAGCGCCACCGTGGCCGCCACTCGGAACCATCCGACCGTAACCGCCACTGTGGCGTCCTCCGCCCGGCCGGGCTCTACTCGGCCGGACTCCACCAGGGCCTGCCATCGGGTGCGGACCAAGACGGCTGCGGCACCCGAATCGGTGTTCTTGAGATCTCCGGGTCGAACCGAACTGCCAGGACCGTATGTGGTGCCTGGGAGCCCCCTCAGGTGCTCGGGGCGGGCATTGCGCCCGCCCCAAATCCCGGGCGCCGGTGCGGCCCACGCGGAGTATTTTTTGCGGGGCGTCATGAGCGTGAGGGCGTAGCGGGTGTCCACTTGCACCAGGGCATCCCACGGGACCTCAACGGTGCTGTAAGGGTTCTCCAGCCGTACGCCGGAGTCCATGACCACCACCACGGGGCGCCAGAACAGCAACCAGCCGATGAAGGCAACAAGGAGCAAGGGAGCGGTGCCCGGAAGGGCTCCCGGACCGGCCGCCACAAGCGTCACGACCACCCCGAAGGCCGCTATTGCCCAACAAGCCCAGGCGAACAGCCTGCTGGTGCGGGCCTTGAAGATTTCGACATTTCCAGCATGGGGCTCTCGGCTCATGCCCCTAATAATTCAGGATTCCGGGCTACTTCACTAATCACCCCTTGGAGGGTGGCCCGGGCGGAAGGGAATACCCAACATGACTGACAATGCCAGCCCCGAACCTGAGGCAACCCCGCTAGAGACTGCCTCGGACAAGAGTGCGCTCGGGAGCGTGGTCCTGGAAGTGCGCGATCTCAGCGTCGACTTCGGTGTGGAGAAGAAATGGGTCCCCGCCGCCATCGGACTGAACTATGAGGTCAGGGCGGGTGAGGTCCTCGCCATCGTCGGTGAATCCGGTTCCGGCAAGAGTGCCAGTTCCATGGCTTTGCTGGGATTGCTGCCCAGCAACAGCCGGGTCACGGGGAGTGTGAAGCTCTCCGGCAAGGAGCTGCTTGGCGCCAAATCCGGCACCATCAGGGAGGTCCGCGGCAAGGATGTTGCCGTGATCTTCCAGGAACCGATGACGGCGCTCAACCCCGTCTACACGGTGGGTGCCCAGATCGTTGAGACGATCCGGCTTCACAACGTGGTCTCCCCGGACGAGGCCAAGGAGCGCGCATTGCGCATGTTGGACCTCGTGGAGCTTCCTGACCCGGAGAAGGCCTTCAAGTCGTATCCGCATCAGCTTTCCGGCGGCCAGCGCCAGCGGGCCATGATCGCCCAGTCGTTGTCTTGCGACCCGAAACTGCTGATCGCGGATGAACCCACCACGGCCCTGGACGTGACGGTCCAAGCTGAAATCCTGGATTTGATGCGCAATCTGCGCAACAAGCTGGATAGCGCCATCGTCCTCATCACGCACGACATGGGTGTGGTGGCCGACCTCGCTGACCGGATAGCAGTGATGCGCAAGGGTGTCATCGTGGAAACGGGTACGGCGCAGCAGATCTTCAGCAACCCGCAGCATGAATACACGCAGGCGCTGCTGGCAGCTGTTCCCCACTTGGGCCAGGGCGCGGACAGTCCCGATGTCGATGTCACTGCGGCCCTGGCTGCGGCCACCAACACCGAGCTCGAATCCGTTGAGCATGACGAACTGCTCCGCCGGGAACGTAAAAACCAAGCGGCTTTGAAGGCGGCGGCGGAAGAAGCCGCCAAGCCCAAGGGCAACCCTGTGCTTGAGCTGATCGACGTCGCCATCGAGTATCCCAAGCAGGGCCGTGTTCCTGCGTTCCGTGCTGTCGAGGGGGCAAACCTGGTCATCTACCCTGGTCAAGTGGTGGGCCTGGTTGGGGAGTCGGGATCCGGCAAGACGACCATTGGACGCGCCGCCGTCGGGCTCTTGCCTGTGGCCGCCGGCAGCATGCGTGTGGTGGGTCAGGACATTTCCGCAGCGAAACGGAATGGAAAGCAGCTTCGCGAGGTGCGTCGGGATATCGGCATGGTCTTCCAGGATCCGTCGTCGTCGCTGAACCCGCGGCTGCCTATCGGTGAGAGTATCGGCGAACCGATGTTCCTTGCCGGGGCCGCCAAGGGCGTGGAGCTGCAGAAGCGGATCGAGAACCTTCTCGACCAAGTGGAGCTGCCCCGCGGTTACCGCAACCGTTACCCGCATGAGTTGTCGGGCGGCCAGAAGCAGCGTGTCGGTATCGCGCGTGCGCTGTCCCTGCAGCCAAAGCTTATGGTGGCGGATGAGCCGACGTCGGCGCTGGACGTTTCGGTGCAGGCGAAGGTTTTGGAACTCTTCCAGAACCTGCAAAAGGAACTGGGATTCGCGTGCCTGTTCGTGACCCACGACCTCGCCGTGGTTGATGTGCTGGCGGACCGGATTTGCGTCATGCAGCGCGGCCGGATCGTGGAGCAGGGCACCCGGGAACAGATTCTCCGTAATCCGCAGGAACCTTACACGCAAAGGCTGCTTGCCGCGGTACCGCTTCCGGACCCGGAGAAGCAGCGCGAGCGCAGGGAACTGCGGGCGCAACTCATGGCCGCCGGCATCGAGTAGCAGCTGCGCGCGAAGCAGCTCGCGGCATAAACGGACTGCCGCTCGTTGCGAAAGAGTCCCCATGGCCAACGGTCCATGGGGGCTCTTTTCTATGCCCCGGGTGTTCTTTCGCACTTCCACGAAAGGGGTTTCGGCATGCCCGAAACCCCTATTTTCCTGCGAAAAGTAGAGGTCAGGCATGCCGAGTGTACCAAGGAGTAACCCATTACGTGAAGTGACTGCTTCATTTACTTGAAATGACTGCTTCATTACTAAAACTGTCAAGGCATACTTGGGTCCCATGTGCCAATGGGATTCCATATTTCGGACAAGGTGTGGTTAGGATTACACATCCATGTAGGCCGCGTCACAGGATAATTCTGTGCCTGGCCCCCGGGGCAGCCATGAGTTGCCCCGACCCATCCCCCTGAATCCATAGGAGGCGGAATGCGTTTTTCGCGCACTTCCAAAGCTCTAGGCTTGCTGGCAGTCGCCGCACTTGCCCTTACCGGATGCGGCAGCGCCGGCTCCGGAAGCAGCGGCCAGGCTGCTGCCGGCGATCCGAACAAAATCATCACCGCATACAGCAATGAACCCCAGCACCCCCTGCTGCCGTCCAACACCAACGAGGTGTACGGCGGCCGCGTCGTCGAACTCCTGTTCGAAGGCCTGCGCAGCTACGACGCCAGCGGAAAGTCCGTGAATGCCCTCGCGGAATCCATTGACACGACTGACGGCCAGAATTACACCATCAAGGTCAAGAAGGGCACCAAGTTCACCAACGGCGAGGAAGTCACCGCCAAGAGCTTCGTTGACGCCTGGAACTTCGCCGCACTGAGCACCAACGCACAGACCAGCAGCAGCTTCTTCGAGTCGATTGACGGCTACGACGCCGTCAGTGCCACCAAGAAGGAACCTGGCGCGGACGGCAAGTCCAAAGACGTTCCTGCCCCGACCGCGCAGACCATGTCGGGCTTGGTTCTGAAGGACGGCTCGACCTTCACGGTGAAGCTGGCACAGCCGGAAGCCGACTGGCCTTTGCGCCTCGGCTACTCCGCTTTCATGCCGCTCCCCGCCGATGCCCTCAAGGACCCGAAGGCCTTCGGCGAAAACCCCGTCGGCAACGGCCCGTACAAGATGGCCGCCAAGGGTGCCTGGCAGCACGACAGCCAGATCGCCCTCGTCAAGAACGCCGACTACCAGGGTCCCCGCGCGGCCAAGAACGGTGGCGTGACCTTCAAGTTCTATACCGATCCGGCACCGGCATACACGGACATCCAGGCCAACAACCTCGACGTCACCGACGTCCTGCCGACGAACGCCCTGAAGACCTACACCACGGACTTCCCGGACCACAACCTCAACAAGGCTTACGCGGGCAACGCAACTCTCAACATCCCGAACTACCTGCCTGAGTTCCAGGGAGACGCCGGCAAGCTCCGCCGCCAGGCCATCTCCATGGCCATCAACCGCGACGAAATCACCAAGGTTGTCTTCAACGGCACCCGTATATCGGCCAAGGACTTCACGTCTCCCTCCGTTGACGGTTACAACGCCAACGTAGCGGGCTCGGATGTTCTGAAGTTCGACGCCGCGAAGGCGAAGGACCTCTGGGCCAAGGCAGAGGCCCTCAGCCCGTGGCCGGCTGGCAAGGTTCTTCAGCTCGCGTACAACACCGATGGTGGCAACAAGGAATGGATCGACGCAGTTGCCAACAACCTGAAGAACAACC
Proteins encoded:
- a CDS encoding ABC transporter permease, yielding MVTYIVRRLITAAFILLGASFLVYLLTALSGDPLEELRTSSAPNRQALMDARINLLDLDTPAPLRYFKWLGGAAQCLVPLGNACNLGKNIAGQPITEALGFALVQTLTLVTGATILAILIGISLGIVTALRQYSALDYGVTFMAFLFFSLPIFWVAVLLKEFGAIGFNDFLRNPEIPPAVALGIGAVLGLIGAVVVGGEVKRRLIVAGSVFAAVSVVLFYFSLTQWFRNPGLGPVIIAIMGAGIAVGITILVSGLKNRKALQSSLIVVGIGVIAYFAVQPLLNDATALMIFLLAIATILVGVAVGYFMGGYDRGQSMRAAGLTAFLVGALVVMDRFMQAWPSYFNNSRVRGRPIATIGAGTPNIQGDFWIMSTDTLTHLVLPTIALILVSLASYARFTRSSMLEIMNMDYIRTARAKGLSERSVVMGHAFRNALIPIATIVAFDIGALIGGAVITETVFSVRGMGFLFIDGLLHTDPNPVMGVFLCVAITAMAFNLIADLAYSALDPRVRIKA
- a CDS encoding ABC transporter permease, which produces MSQPTQEDELLAQQALAEAAATHAGSEVTSGLSQGQIVRKRFFGHTGALIGLAVFAVIFLLAFTAVGAFGIPGWWKYNHLDVAPLVNDGAPTSSLWPFAWGEHPFGQDRIGRDLFAMTMRGAQQSVTVMLLIGGIAGAIGAIVGGLAGYFRGWVEAILMRLTDVIIIIPLLLLAAVVGQIANRRDEGSWLTGFAANNGVVILGVFLGFVSWVGLARLVRGEFLTLREREFVDAARISGASNARIIFKHILPNAVGVLIVNVTLTMSAAILLETALSYLGLGVHPPDTSLGLLISQNQEAFATRPWLFWYPGLFIILICLSINFIGDGLRDAFDPRQKKFRAKSAVETAMHSSTTTAPVADTPKGS
- a CDS encoding PH domain-containing protein, which produces MSREPHAGNVEIFKARTSRLFAWACWAIAAFGVVVTLVAAGPGALPGTAPLLLVAFIGWLLFWRPVVVVMDSGVRLENPYSTVEVPWDALVQVDTRYALTLMTPRKKYSAWAAPAPGIWGGRNARPEHLRGLPGTTYGPGSSVRPGDLKNTDSGAAAVLVRTRWQALVESGRVEPGRAEDATVAVTVGWFRVAATVALAAASYWAVFRY
- a CDS encoding ABC transporter ATP-binding protein; protein product: MTDNASPEPEATPLETASDKSALGSVVLEVRDLSVDFGVEKKWVPAAIGLNYEVRAGEVLAIVGESGSGKSASSMALLGLLPSNSRVTGSVKLSGKELLGAKSGTIREVRGKDVAVIFQEPMTALNPVYTVGAQIVETIRLHNVVSPDEAKERALRMLDLVELPDPEKAFKSYPHQLSGGQRQRAMIAQSLSCDPKLLIADEPTTALDVTVQAEILDLMRNLRNKLDSAIVLITHDMGVVADLADRIAVMRKGVIVETGTAQQIFSNPQHEYTQALLAAVPHLGQGADSPDVDVTAALAAATNTELESVEHDELLRRERKNQAALKAAAEEAAKPKGNPVLELIDVAIEYPKQGRVPAFRAVEGANLVIYPGQVVGLVGESGSGKTTIGRAAVGLLPVAAGSMRVVGQDISAAKRNGKQLREVRRDIGMVFQDPSSSLNPRLPIGESIGEPMFLAGAAKGVELQKRIENLLDQVELPRGYRNRYPHELSGGQKQRVGIARALSLQPKLMVADEPTSALDVSVQAKVLELFQNLQKELGFACLFVTHDLAVVDVLADRICVMQRGRIVEQGTREQILRNPQEPYTQRLLAAVPLPDPEKQRERRELRAQLMAAGIE
- a CDS encoding peptide ABC transporter substrate-binding protein, producing MRFSRTSKALGLLAVAALALTGCGSAGSGSSGQAAAGDPNKIITAYSNEPQHPLLPSNTNEVYGGRVVELLFEGLRSYDASGKSVNALAESIDTTDGQNYTIKVKKGTKFTNGEEVTAKSFVDAWNFAALSTNAQTSSSFFESIDGYDAVSATKKEPGADGKSKDVPAPTAQTMSGLVLKDGSTFTVKLAQPEADWPLRLGYSAFMPLPADALKDPKAFGENPVGNGPYKMAAKGAWQHDSQIALVKNADYQGPRAAKNGGVTFKFYTDPAPAYTDIQANNLDVTDVLPTNALKTYTTDFPDHNLNKAYAGNATLNIPNYLPEFQGDAGKLRRQAISMAINRDEITKVVFNGTRISAKDFTSPSVDGYNANVAGSDVLKFDAAKAKDLWAKAEALSPWPAGKVLQLAYNTDGGNKEWIDAVANNLKNNLGIKAEGQPFAKFAEILNLRKAKTLPGFTRAGWQADYPSLFNFLGPLLKTGASANYEGYSNPEFDKLLIEGLASKTTDDANKKFTQAQEILFKDLPNLPLWYQARQAVWSQNVTNVDSGWNGVLLYYNITAK